The Girardinichthys multiradiatus isolate DD_20200921_A unplaced genomic scaffold, DD_fGirMul_XY1 scaffold_40, whole genome shotgun sequence region cggatgaaggtggagacctcagcggcctgatccccggatgcttgggctggctctagggacgtggaatgtcacctcgctgggggtgaaggagcctgagcttgtgcgggaggtcgagagatatcaactagaaatagtcgggctcgcctccacgcacagcatgggctctggaacccatcacCTTgattggggttggactcttttctactctggagtggcccacggggagatgtggcaggctggggtgggtttactagttgccccccagctcagccgtctcgtgttggggtttaccccagtggatgagagggtcgtatgcctgaaccttcgggttggggataggtctctgactgatgtctcagcctacgggccgagcagtagtgcggagtaccctgtcgggggtgctggatagtgcccctcccggggactccattattttgctgggggacttcaacgcccacgtgggaaatgacagtgacacctggagaggcgtgattgggaggaatagCCTCCCccatctgaatccgagtggtgttttgttattggacttctgtgctagtcacggattgtccataatgaacaccatgttcaaacataagggtgcccatcagtgcacttggtacCAGggcaccctaggcaggaggttgttgatcgactttgttgtcatgtcttcATACCTTCGACGTTGGAgtcatagagtctgagtggatcatgttctccgcatctattgtcgatgctgctgcccatagctgtggccgtaaggtctgctgtgcctgtcgcggtggacATCCCCGaatccggtggtggacaccggctgtaagggatgctgtcaagctgaagaaggagtcctatcggctgtggttggcttgtgggactcctgaggcggctgacgggtaccgtgaggccaagcgtgctgcggcccgggctgtggcagaggcaaaaattcgggcctgggaggagttcggtgaggccatggagaaggactaccggttggcctcgaagcgattttggcaaaccgtccggcgcctcaggagggggaagcagtgcttcgccagcACTGTTCATAGtaggggtgggaggctgctgacctcgactgaggacattattgggcgttggaaggagtacttcgaggatctcctcaatcctgccatcacgcattccgtggtggaaacagaggctggggactcagggttggactctttcatcacccaggctgaagtcaccgaggtggttaaaaagctccgcggtggcaaggcttcgggagtggatgagatccgccccgagtacctcaaatctctggatgttgtcgCTGcagccataaggtctgcggtgcctgtcgcggtggcaattcccgaacccggtggtggacacctgcagtaagggatgctgtcaagctgaagaaggagtcctatcggctgtgtttggcttgtgggactcctgaggcagctgacgggtaccataaGGCCAAGAGTACCGTGACCCAGGCTGTGGCGAAAAcgtgggcctgggaggagtttggtgaggccatgaagaaggactaccagttgggctcgaagcgattctggcaaaccgtcccgTGCCTtaagagggggaagcagtgcttctccaacactgtttacagtgtgggtggggagctgctgaccttgactggggactGTCATCCCGCATTGCCTGGTgaaagcagaggctggggactcggggttggactctttcataacccaagctgaagtcactgaggtggttaaaaagctccatggtggcagggctttgggggtggatgagatcagccctgagtacctcaagtctctggatgttgtggagctgttatggttgacacgcctcttcaacattgcgtgccAGTCATGGAcattgcctctggactggcagacaggGGTGggggtcccccttcataagaagggtgaccggagggtgtgttccaactatagggggctcacactcctcagcctccctggtaaggagagtccagccgatagtcaaacctcggcttcaggaggagcagtgtggttttcgtcctggccgtggaagaCTGGACCAGCTCTCTACCCTCTgaagggtactcgagggttcatgggacattgcccaaccggtccacatgtgttttgtggacctggagaagataTTCAACtatgtccctcatggtgccctgtggggggtgctccaggagtttGGAGTTGGGGGCCCtatattaggggccatccggtctctgcactaagtcggacctgttacCGTTGCACGTTGGagtccggcagggctgccctttgtcaccggtcctgttcataacttttataattgggatttctagacgcagccaatggccggagggggtctggtttaggGAACAGtgtattttgtcttttctttttgcagatgacggggtcctgctggccccctctagccaagacctacagcatgcactggcgTAGTTCGCATGTGAAGTgtctgggatgaagatcagctcctccaagtccgaggccatggttctcgaccggaaaagggaggcttgtcctcttcaggttggagggaggagctcggccatccgggaggggctcggagtagagccgctgctcctccacatcgagaggagccagttgaggtgacttgggcatctataccagatgactactggacgcctccctcgggaggttttccaggcactcCCCAtcggaggaggcccagggaacggcccaggacacgcaggagggactatgtccctctaaaataaagtttgctgtcattttagcAGTATTTGCAGCTTACTACTTTGCTGCGTTCGTCGTTTCCATAGAGacaaggaactgaccccttaatcagattaagtgtttcagcaaatccttctggATACTGGAGGAGGTTGATGAAGAACTCATCCTTGAAGAGCTTAATGCAGAAAAAAGGAACTTCTCCACTGATGTAGGAACATTTAACCAGACACTCTGAAGAGTTTTTCATGCTGGGAGACAATGTAATGAATTGGgggggttaatacacccaacaaacaaacatttaagtttCTCCACTTGCTGCATATGCATACtcgagcttggactacaaaatcgcagcaagaaataaaaatggggGATACGCAAAATTGGTggctggaagtccatgaccttatttagctgttcaactgcaaatactgtgatgtaacagttcaaaaaacgtaacagagatcaaagtagccaccttttgctttgattactgctccacacactcttggcattctgttgatgagcttcaagaggtagtcacctgaaatggttttcatttcacaggtgtgtcctatcaggtttaataagtgggatttcaagccttataaatggggttgggaccatcaattgtgttgtgcaggaggtggatacaccttgaaaactgttgtagcttataaggagaacctttgctttgaCTACGCAgaacgatttggcagcactactgagcgcatctccaatgctgtaaaaaatccttctctcttgcaagattataataaagctgattctgagtgacaatcatctgtctctgtcttggtaaaaacatatttttctacaacatagtcctactgaatagactgttagaatttgtattatggcaagaaaaaagcagctaagtaaagaaaaacgagtagCCATCGTTActttaacaaatgaaagtcagtcagtctgaacaattgggaaaactttgaaagtgtccccaagtgcagtcgcaaaaaccatcaagcgctacaaagaaactggctcacatgaacaccgccccaggaaaggaagaccaagagtcacctctgctgcggacgataagttcatccgagtcaccagcctcagaaatcgcaggttaacagcagctcagattagagaacaggtcaatgccacacagttctaacagcagaaacatctctagaacaactgttaagaggagactgtgtgaatcaggccttcatggtaaaatagctgctaggaaaccactgctgaggacaggcaacaagcagaagagacttgtttgggctaaagaacacaaggaatggacattagaccagtggaaatctgtgctttggtctaatgagtccaagtttgagatctttggttccaaccaccgtgtctttgtgcagcgcagaagaggtgaacggatgggctctacatgcctggttcccaccgtgaagcatggaggaggaggtgtgatggtgtggggtgctttgctggtgacactgttggggatttattctaaattgaaggcatactgaaccatcgtggctaccacagcatcttgcagcggcatgctattccatccggtttgcatttagttggaccatcatttattttttcaacaggacaatgaccccaaacacacctccaggctgtgtaagggctatttgaccaagaagaagagtgatggggtgctgcgccagatgacctggcctccacagtcaccggacctgaacccaatcgagatggtttgggttgagctggaccgcagagtgaaggcaaaagggccaacaagttctaagcatctctggaaactccttcaagactgttggaaaacaatttcaggtgactacctcttgaagctcatcaacagaataccaagagtgtgtggagcagtaatcaaagcaaaaggtggctactttgaagaacctagaatataagacatattttcagttgtttcacacttttttgttcagtatataattccacatgtgttaattcatagttttgatgccttcagtgtgaagctacaatattcatagtcatgaaaataaagaaaacactttgaatgagaaggtgtgtccaaacctttggcctGTACTGTACATGGCTAAGCACAGGTTTTTCCATCAAAGCGAATGCATCAAAGTAAGTGCATATTTATATACATGCATACAGAACTTGGGTAGAAAATTCAGGTTCGCTCCGAAGTTTCAAGGGAATTACCCTCTACACTACAATACTTCATCTACTTTGAAAAGTTTTCTTATGAAAATCTCCTTTCAGCAGCTTCCACTAGGGGGCACCACAGCAGATCCTCCATCCTATCCTATCCATCCTCCTCTGTCTGTATCTCCTCATTCTCTACATCCATGAACCTTCTCTGAGGTCTTCCTCTGTTCCTCCTCCCTAACTCCTCCATGTTCAACATCCTTTTACCAAAGttattttatatgtaaaaaagtattATTATCAGATatttcaacacatttaaatttagtGTTGCTGAATATAAACAGTTTCCTGTCCACCATCATTATTCTGAACTCAGTTTGTCAGTTAAATATCGTTCTTCATCTGAAAGGTTTTCATGCTGCTCACAAAATGAGGCCCATGATGTAGAGGAAGGAGGCGGGATCAGCTCGGTGTGATCATCTGAGCTGAAGAACGGTCAGATCCCTCTGAGCTACAATGAGAGGCGCATCTCTACGACGTCTGTTCTGTAAgtagaaacattttattgtctGTTTGGGTCAAAGTTCTGCTGTGTTTATTATTTCTGACGGTTTTATTTAGGATCACAGTTCAGAAATCagagcataaaataaaataagcaggTTTTTACACCTAAAGAAATTCTGTTTGACTTCCAAGTTCTTCAGAGTTTCTGTTACTGATctgaaaatatacatttttctttagttCTGATCTTCTTGCTGTGCTTAACAACAGTTAAAGGTTAGTAAACTTGTCTtatattaaaaccttttaaatattcaaagttattattttggaaaaatgcctcagaaagagaaaatcatgagaaaatttgatttgaataattaattaaaatgcctTAATCTCCATTTTATTACTTTTCACAAATGAAATCTTGATTATTTTGTCATTCCAGTCCTCCCAGCTGGTCTGACTGTGAGTCCCAGCAGATCTCAGTTCTTTGAAGAAGACTCTGTGTTTCTGAGCTGTGAGGAGGACAACATCTCTGCTGGATGGACTGTGAGGAGAAACACAACCAGAGGAACCAGAACTCAGTGTGGAGATGAATGGGGAAAACTAGCTGGTTCTTCCTGTACCATCAGCATCCTCTTCATAGAGGACACTGGAGTGTACTGGTGTGAGTCcagagagggagcagccagcagcagcatccagctcactgtctctggtaagatcagactgtggagttagtgttgatgaagctgtgtggaaatggatgaaatgctgtagtttgtctctgtgttgaggtggatcagtgatcctGCAGAGTCCTGTCCTCCCTGTGATGGAGGGAGATGACGTCACTCTGAGCTGTCAAACAAAGACTTCCTCCAACCTCCcagctgctttcattaaagatggCTCCCTCATCAGGACTGAGTCTgcaggtcacatgaccctcCACCATGTGACCAGCTCTGATGAAGGTCTCTACAAGTGTAACATCAGTGGTCATGGAGAGTCTCCATCCAGCTGGATCTCTGTCTCAGGTCAGCAGGTTGAAATAAATCACTGAACTTTGAGTGTTAATATCAACTCTTCATCACttaataaatctttattttagagAAATCCTCCACATCGTCTCCAACAACCACTCCTTCTCCTACATCAGCCTCTCCACCCTCTTCCCAGTTTCTTCCCTATGGGCTCCTGTCTCTAACTGGTGTCGTTGTTGTGGTTTTACTGCTGGTTCTACTGGTGAAATATCAGTTTAACAGGAAATCTAGAGGTGAGATCACATCTGTCATGCATGTCAATTATTTTAGGTGTGAGTTTTCTGGGTTTCTTCTCATGATCTTTCAGTTGAAATTCTAACAATGTTTGTAtgtcagaaaaaagatgaactGGTGAATTAGATCAGTGTTTGTTGGTTTCCAGGTAATCAGGAAGTTGGAGAGGAAAGTATCATTTACAGCGATGTTAAAATATCCCAGCATGAACAACGGagaaacaaaccaaacaaaggTAAAATTCTTTGTCTTGTATTTGGTTCGGTTGTCTGGCGCCACCTACAGTTAGTCTGGAAGAAAGTAAAGAACTGAGCTTCACTGAGTTTTACTGGGACCAGTTAGAATATGTGCAGTGGATTATGACCAACACAATGTCCTGCTGTGTTTGTTCGTGCACACAAGACCAATAAAGGTTGatagttttacagttttaaatatttagaacTTGAGGAATATCAAAACAAGGAAGGAACTTATTTATGTCATAATTATGAATGGATTAATGGGAAAAGTAATGTACAGGTGATGCTCTTCATAATAAAATAGTGGTAGATGACGTGTTTTTCCTTAATTTACTAAAATGAGCCACGTTCAGCTTTTTGTCAATTAATGAAGGAACAAACttgcttttaaatgcatttagaaAGCTGGTGTTGTGTCAACCAgacattcatgttttaatgaCTGTTATCATcaacataattaaaatgatGTCTATCACCTAAATATGACCTTGTAATGAATCAGAGTTGAAGTGAAAGAGGTCTGACGTGGCATCCCTACAGTACATGTTATATGTACAGATCACCAAATCTTAAACTATATCTCACTACAACAAATATTGAAATCAACTGTTGGACCTAAATGAGATTCCTGTTCCTCATGGATTCTGTTTTCAGACTGAGGATGTGagacattgtgtgattttgctCATTTAGATCCTGATTTACagtatgtttgtgtttatgtacAGATAAAGTTGCTCCCTCTGTGCTGCTGGTTGTGGGTTTTCTGCTAACTGACTCTAAGAGACTCTGCGGGCGTCCAGtttcctgtttctgtgtttcagcTACAGGTTCTCATGCCAACGCTGTAAACTCAGCAGCTTCACTGCAGGGCTGATATAACTAGACTTAGCTCAGTTACTAAAACACAGTTAAAGAAGAtgagttttattaaatatttcactgtttAATTAGTGTCTTTAATGTGATGATTACTTGTCATATTTCAGCACCATCTATAACACATCATCTAACACTTTCATTTAATAAAGGAACATCTATCCAacctattttaaaatataattaccCCCTAAACCCAAACCCTGCTGGTtccacccttggcagcaacagctgCCATCCAGTCTTTGTGTTAACTGGTAATGAGTCTTTTCCTTCACTGTGTAGGAATCTTGACCTACTCTTCTTTGTAGAATTGTTTTAAGTCAGGCACATTGAGAGTTTGTTTGAGCCTATTAAAGGTCACATCTAGCATTTATGtggcctttgactaggccactccaaaacctttattGTTCTTATATTTGAGCCAGTCAGtggtggacttgctggtttgttttagatgtttattcTGGCATAAAGTCCCAGTTATCTTGACCGGGCTTCCTCCTTCAGAATcttctaataaaaacagaagaattcatggttctattAATTACTGCAGGTTGTCAAAGTCCTGAAGCAGCAGAAGAACCCCAGACCATCTCactaccaccaccgtgtttatatttttgtctaAAATGTTGTGTTAGGTTAACACCAGATGTAACGGGACGCAGATCTTCCAAAACGTTCCAGTGTTGTCTCATcaatccacagaatattttccaaaagtgTTGGACATCATCAAGATGTTGTT contains the following coding sequences:
- the LOC124865207 gene encoding low affinity immunoglobulin gamma Fc region receptor II-like, yielding MRGASLRRLFFLIFLLCLTTVKVLPAGLTVSPSRSQFFEEDSVFLSCEEDNISAGWTVRRNTTRGTRTQCGDEWGKLAGSSCTISILFIEDTGVYWCESREGAASSSIQLTVSGGSVILQSPVLPVMEGDDVTLSCQTKTSSNLPAAFIKDGSLIRTESAGHMTLHHVTSSDEGLYKCNISGHGESPSSWISVSEKSSTSSPTTTPSPTSASPPSSQFLPYGLLSLTGVVVVVLLLVLLVKYQFNRKSREKR